In Streptomyces sp. SID8374, one genomic interval encodes:
- a CDS encoding MFS transporter, whose protein sequence is MEKPTETASIPDASRDTRPPPLPPLPVSATGLGGGPGGSGGLWNRNFRYFFVARTVALFGDGMIPVALTAGLLGAGRPASSVGFALAAWMGPLAVFVLFGGVLADRFTPRRMMIIADALRLIGASVLAVTFALGNPPLWSVYVLSSVAGVGAALFQPGVASTVPRVATDVQRANAVLRVSEALMTMAGPAFAGVLVGLASAGAVYAANAATFAVSGACLFLMRLAPAPHDDAVRGTFTAELVDGWREFRARSWLWGVIAVWTVYGFAVLGPMLPLTAVLVTQEHGSGAYGMLMAVNGAGSVVGGLMALRLRPSHPLAAGAIALPLVAVSLVVLALGMPLPVLAAGQLLAGAAAAFWLVMWSTTVQTHVPPEALNRLHAYDVAGSLLMVAAGRALAGPVAEAVGAPELLVAAAVINMGVVAVLLMARPIRQLKRMGLG, encoded by the coding sequence ATGGAGAAGCCGACAGAGACCGCGTCCATTCCCGACGCCTCGCGTGACACCCGACCCCCGCCGCTCCCGCCCCTGCCCGTGTCCGCGACCGGCCTCGGCGGCGGTCCGGGCGGTTCCGGCGGGCTCTGGAACCGTAACTTCCGCTACTTCTTCGTGGCCCGTACGGTCGCGCTCTTCGGCGACGGCATGATCCCCGTCGCCCTCACCGCCGGGCTGCTGGGCGCGGGCCGCCCCGCCTCGTCGGTCGGGTTCGCGCTGGCCGCCTGGATGGGGCCGCTGGCGGTGTTCGTGCTGTTCGGCGGGGTGCTCGCGGACCGGTTCACCCCGCGCCGCATGATGATCATCGCCGATGCGCTGAGGCTGATCGGCGCCTCGGTGCTGGCCGTCACGTTCGCGCTGGGCAACCCGCCGCTCTGGTCGGTCTACGTCCTCAGCTCCGTCGCCGGAGTCGGCGCCGCGCTCTTCCAGCCCGGCGTCGCCTCGACCGTGCCCCGCGTCGCCACCGACGTCCAGCGCGCCAACGCCGTCCTGCGGGTCTCCGAGGCGCTGATGACCATGGCCGGGCCCGCCTTCGCGGGGGTGCTCGTGGGGCTGGCTAGCGCCGGGGCGGTCTACGCGGCGAACGCGGCCACCTTCGCGGTCTCCGGCGCCTGCCTCTTCCTGATGCGCCTGGCCCCCGCCCCGCACGACGACGCCGTACGCGGCACCTTCACCGCCGAACTCGTGGACGGCTGGCGGGAGTTCCGGGCCCGCTCCTGGCTCTGGGGCGTGATCGCCGTCTGGACCGTCTACGGCTTCGCGGTCCTCGGCCCGATGCTCCCGCTCACCGCCGTCCTGGTCACCCAGGAGCACGGCTCGGGGGCGTACGGCATGCTGATGGCGGTCAACGGGGCGGGCAGTGTCGTCGGCGGGCTCATGGCCCTGCGGCTGCGGCCGTCCCACCCCCTCGCGGCCGGGGCGATCGCGCTGCCCTTGGTCGCGGTGAGCCTGGTGGTGCTGGCCCTCGGGATGCCGCTGCCGGTGCTGGCGGCGGGGCAGTTGCTGGCGGGGGCGGCGGCCGCCTTCTGGCTGGTGATGTGGTCCACGACGGTCCAGACGCATGTTCCGCCGGAGGCCCTGAACCGGCTGCACGCCTACGATGTGGCCGGTTCGCTCCTGATGGTCGCGGCGGGCCGCGCCCTGGCCGGCCCGGTGGCCGAGGCGGTCGGCGCACCGGAGCTGCTGGTGGCGGCGGCCGTGATCAACATGGGGGTGGTGGCGGTGCTGCTGATGGCCCGGCCGATCCGGCAGCTGAAGAGGATGGGGCTCGGGTGA
- a CDS encoding MFS transporter yields the protein MTETVESAARDDDRRPPQPPEAGRRRPRIHRAWIVAAVTFVTIIGGAAFNSLPGLLIDPLHTEFGWSRGEIGLAVSIDMALYGLTAPFAAALMDRFGIRRVVATALTMVAAGALASVWMTASWQLMIYWGLLVGLGTGSMALAFAATVTNRWFVARRGLVTGILTAAGASGQLIFLPLCAWIVDEHGWRPASITVALAALVVVPFVWLLMRDHPADVGLAPYGGVYVAKPAPAPGAARRTVNVLFKAARTGPFWLLAGTFAICGASTNGLIRTHFVPSAHDHGMPITAAASLLAVIGIFDVVGTIFSGWLTDRFDARKLLAVYYALRGISLLFLPMLMAPDVRPPMIFFIVFYGLDWVATVPPTLALCREQYGEDSAIVFGWVLASHQVGAAVVAFLGGVARDVFGSYDVVWYASGALCAVAALMALVIRRARAVPAPSGG from the coding sequence GTGACCGAGACCGTCGAAAGCGCCGCCCGGGACGACGACCGGAGGCCGCCGCAGCCGCCCGAGGCGGGCCGCCGTCGTCCCCGTATCCACCGGGCGTGGATCGTCGCCGCCGTCACCTTCGTGACGATCATCGGCGGTGCGGCCTTCAACTCCCTGCCCGGGCTGCTCATCGACCCGCTGCACACCGAATTCGGCTGGTCGCGGGGCGAGATCGGGCTCGCGGTCTCCATCGACATGGCGCTGTACGGCCTGACGGCGCCGTTCGCCGCCGCTCTGATGGACCGCTTCGGCATCCGCCGGGTCGTGGCGACCGCGCTGACCATGGTGGCCGCCGGGGCGCTCGCCAGCGTCTGGATGACGGCCTCCTGGCAGCTGATGATCTACTGGGGCCTGCTCGTCGGCCTCGGCACCGGCTCCATGGCGCTGGCGTTCGCCGCCACCGTCACCAACCGCTGGTTCGTGGCCCGCAGGGGCCTGGTCACCGGCATCCTCACCGCCGCCGGGGCCTCCGGGCAGCTCATCTTCCTCCCGCTCTGTGCCTGGATCGTCGACGAGCACGGCTGGCGGCCCGCCTCCATCACGGTCGCGCTCGCGGCCCTGGTCGTGGTCCCGTTCGTCTGGCTCCTGATGCGCGACCACCCGGCCGATGTGGGGCTCGCCCCGTACGGCGGTGTGTACGTGGCGAAGCCCGCCCCCGCCCCGGGTGCCGCGCGCCGCACGGTGAACGTGCTGTTCAAGGCGGCGCGTACCGGCCCGTTCTGGCTGCTGGCGGGTACGTTCGCGATCTGCGGGGCCTCCACCAACGGCCTGATCCGCACCCACTTCGTCCCCTCCGCCCACGACCACGGCATGCCGATCACGGCGGCCGCCTCGCTTCTCGCGGTGATCGGCATCTTCGACGTCGTCGGCACGATCTTCTCGGGCTGGCTCACCGACCGCTTCGACGCCCGCAAGCTGCTCGCCGTCTACTACGCGCTGCGCGGCATCTCGCTGCTCTTCCTGCCGATGCTGATGGCGCCCGATGTGCGGCCGCCGATGATCTTCTTCATCGTCTTCTACGGGTTGGACTGGGTCGCCACGGTCCCGCCGACGCTGGCGCTCTGCCGGGAGCAGTACGGGGAGGACAGCGCGATCGTCTTCGGCTGGGTGCTGGCCTCGCACCAGGTGGGGGCGGCGGTGGTGGCGTTCCTCGGCGGGGTCGCGCGGGACGTCTTCGGCAGTTACGACGTGGTCTGGTACGCGTCGGGGGCGCTGTGCGCGGTCGCGGCGCTGATGGCGCTGGTGATCCGGCGGGCGAGGGCCGTTCCGGCACCTTCCGGCGGCTGA
- a CDS encoding flavin reductase family protein: MAATAVRYLRSVGAATTADQPQPPLEALPRPDLRAVRDDERLPVDPAEFRRVLGHFASGVTVVTAHDADGPTGFACQSFASLSLDPPLIAFMVARTSTTWPRIARAGAFCVNILGAEQGALCRGFAVSGADKFAGVAYADAPATGSPLLDSVPAWVDCRVHAVHTGGDHLIVVGRVEALGAAEEGEPLLFHRGVFGRFSR; the protein is encoded by the coding sequence ATGGCCGCCACCGCCGTCCGGTACCTCAGGTCCGTCGGCGCCGCCACAACAGCAGACCAGCCGCAGCCGCCTCTGGAGGCGCTGCCCCGGCCGGACCTCAGGGCCGTCCGGGACGACGAGCGGCTCCCCGTCGACCCGGCCGAATTCCGCCGCGTCCTGGGCCACTTCGCCAGCGGCGTCACCGTCGTCACCGCGCACGACGCGGACGGGCCGACCGGCTTCGCCTGCCAGTCCTTCGCCTCGCTCTCGCTGGACCCGCCGCTGATCGCCTTCATGGTCGCCCGTACGTCGACGACCTGGCCGCGCATCGCCCGCGCCGGGGCCTTCTGCGTCAACATCCTGGGGGCCGAACAAGGCGCGCTCTGCCGGGGGTTCGCGGTGAGCGGGGCGGACAAGTTCGCGGGGGTGGCGTACGCGGACGCCCCGGCGACCGGGTCCCCGCTCCTCGACTCCGTACCGGCCTGGGTCGACTGCCGCGTCCACGCCGTCCACACCGGCGGCGACCACCTCATCGTGGTGGGCCGGGTGGAGGCGCTGGGGGCGGCGGAGGAGGGGGAGCCTCTGCTGTTCCACCGGGGGGTGTTCGGCCGGTTCAGCCGCTGA
- a CDS encoding CGNR zinc finger domain-containing protein produces the protein MPTPPGPDPRPLTGEPLALDLLNTRWIDAEGPRDLLESESGLAIWLNSEPVRTHTTPLAPPVGRATLDRLLETRTALEALAAAATRQEAAAPATAAALNEVLSHGRIRRTLGPDGLPESAVELDDPAWGPAWYAADNWLHLVADRPDRIRPCANHTCVLHFYDISKNGTRRWCSMAGCGNRAKAQRHYARRTGA, from the coding sequence GTGCCGACCCCTCCCGGGCCCGACCCCCGGCCGCTGACCGGCGAACCGCTCGCGCTGGATCTGCTCAACACTCGCTGGATCGACGCGGAGGGCCCGCGTGACCTGCTGGAATCCGAGAGCGGCCTGGCGATCTGGCTGAACAGCGAGCCGGTACGCACCCACACGACCCCCCTCGCCCCACCCGTCGGCCGCGCCACCCTGGACCGGCTGCTGGAGACCCGTACGGCACTCGAAGCACTGGCCGCGGCCGCCACCCGGCAGGAGGCCGCCGCACCCGCCACGGCGGCGGCGCTCAACGAGGTGCTCTCCCACGGGCGCATCCGCCGCACCCTGGGGCCCGACGGGCTGCCGGAGTCGGCGGTGGAGCTGGACGATCCGGCCTGGGGGCCCGCCTGGTACGCGGCCGACAACTGGCTCCATCTGGTGGCCGACCGGCCCGACCGCATCCGCCCGTGCGCCAACCACACCTGCGTCCTGCACTTCTACGACATCTCCAAGAACGGGACCCGCCGCTGGTGTTCGATGGCCGGCTGCGGCAACCGCGCGAAGGCCCAACGCCATTACGCGCGGCGCACCGGGGCGTGA
- a CDS encoding VOC family protein — protein sequence MSKAKNLQTGHIGLNVTDLDRSIAFYREVFDFEVLGEGKDGDRRWAFLGRDSRLVVTLWQQSEGTFATALPGLHHLSFQVDTVEEIRATEEVLRSLGATFAYDGVVPHGETGTSGGIFFSDPDGIRLEIYASTGADPADAPTSGAPTCGFF from the coding sequence ATGAGCAAGGCGAAGAACCTACAGACCGGCCACATCGGCCTCAACGTCACCGACCTGGACCGTTCGATCGCCTTCTACCGCGAGGTCTTCGACTTCGAGGTGCTGGGCGAGGGCAAGGACGGCGACCGCCGCTGGGCCTTCCTCGGGCGGGACTCCCGGCTCGTGGTCACCCTGTGGCAGCAGAGCGAGGGCACGTTCGCCACCGCGCTGCCCGGCCTGCACCACCTCTCCTTCCAGGTGGACACCGTCGAGGAGATCCGGGCCACGGAGGAGGTCCTGCGGTCGCTCGGCGCCACGTTCGCCTACGACGGGGTCGTGCCGCACGGGGAGACCGGTACGTCGGGCGGCATCTTCTTCTCCGACCCCGACGGCATCCGCCTGGAGATCTACGCGTCCACCGGCGCCGACCCGGCCGACGCTCCGACCTCCGGGGCTCCCACCTGCGGCTTCTTCTAG
- a CDS encoding pyridoxamine 5'-phosphate oxidase family protein — translation MGGYHRGEIAVQERAGFARQAGHARGAIGNTVPDVAVAFLADQPHLVVGGADERGRIWATQLTGEPGFLTVPGPHTLHIGALPPPEDPLAAVLAGAGEGAAGGAAAGTGTGTETGAAGEAAAGTGTSSGIGFGADPAPVAIGMIGIEPATRRRMRMNGRAVRDGDGLRVELDQVISNCPKYIQKRDHRPDPATPLPRTAVDSTELSPEQQRTLRAADTFFVATASDRGDADASHRGGNPGFVQVLSPRLLRWPDYAGNAMFLTLGNLELNPAAGLLVPGWETGTSLHLTGSARTVWDEEEVARTPGAQRIVEFEIAAVREIAAASPLRWTEPAYSRFNPPTSG, via the coding sequence ATGGGCGGCTACCACCGCGGCGAGATCGCCGTGCAGGAGCGGGCGGGCTTCGCCCGTCAGGCCGGACACGCGCGGGGCGCCATCGGCAACACGGTCCCCGACGTGGCGGTGGCCTTCCTCGCCGACCAGCCCCACCTGGTGGTGGGCGGCGCGGACGAGCGGGGCCGGATCTGGGCGACGCAGCTCACCGGGGAGCCGGGATTCCTGACCGTACCCGGCCCGCACACCCTGCACATCGGGGCGCTGCCCCCACCGGAGGACCCGCTCGCGGCCGTCCTGGCGGGAGCGGGAGAGGGGGCCGCAGGCGGGGCGGCAGCCGGAACCGGCACTGGAACCGAAACCGGGGCCGCAGGCGAGGCGGCGGCGGGAACCGGGACCAGCAGCGGCATCGGCTTCGGCGCGGACCCGGCCCCCGTCGCCATCGGCATGATCGGCATCGAACCGGCCACCCGGCGCCGGATGCGGATGAACGGCCGGGCGGTCCGGGACGGCGACGGGCTGCGCGTCGAACTCGACCAGGTCATCTCCAACTGCCCCAAGTACATCCAGAAACGCGACCACCGCCCGGACCCGGCAACTCCGCTGCCCCGCACGGCAGTCGACAGCACGGAGCTGAGCCCTGAGCAGCAGCGGACGCTCCGGGCCGCCGACACCTTCTTCGTCGCCACCGCCTCCGACCGGGGAGACGCCGACGCCTCGCACCGGGGCGGCAACCCAGGCTTCGTCCAGGTGCTCTCACCCCGGCTGCTGCGCTGGCCCGACTACGCGGGCAACGCCATGTTCCTGACCCTGGGCAACCTCGAACTCAACCCGGCCGCCGGTCTCCTGGTCCCCGGCTGGGAGACCGGCACCTCCCTGCACCTGACGGGCTCGGCCCGCACGGTGTGGGACGAGGAGGAGGTGGCCCGTACGCCGGGGGCGCAGCGGATCGTGGAGTTCGAGATCGCCGCCGTACGGGAGATCGCGGCGGCCTCCCCGCTGCGCTGGACCGAGCCCGCCTACTCCCGATTCAACCCCCCGACGAGCGGCTGA
- a CDS encoding ferredoxin, with amino-acid sequence MRITVDLDLCESHGSCVFAAPEIFSFDDDDYLLYEAAPDDGLREAAEKAAASCPVRAITVAAAP; translated from the coding sequence ATGCGGATCACCGTGGACCTGGATCTCTGCGAGAGCCACGGCAGTTGCGTCTTCGCCGCCCCCGAGATCTTCTCGTTCGACGACGACGACTACCTCCTGTACGAAGCCGCCCCGGACGACGGGCTGCGCGAGGCCGCCGAGAAGGCCGCCGCCTCCTGCCCGGTCCGCGCCATCACCGTGGCCGCCGCCCCGTGA
- a CDS encoding FAD-dependent oxidoreductase — protein MSAAGHPRDVVIVGASLAGLRAATTLRAEGFTGNLTLVGAEPHAPYDRPPLSKKFLTAQAPADTGLPVPDGLGACWLLGRSAVRLDPYSRIVTLADGTRLPYDGLLIATGAAARSGAVTGEPGPEQGVFTLRGRDDATALRAALTPGRGLLVVGAGFLGGEVAAAGRALGLGVTLVEAGAVPLERAIGAEAGAFVGMLHRKAGIDLCTGTTVTEYGTGPDGTLRGARLADGRLVAADVAVLALGATPATGWLAGSGIEAADGVRTDSRLRALFPDGSTVPGVVAAGDAARVPQPLADGAAPALGHWSGAVEQGAAAARTLLLGDAAPPYAEVPSFWSDVHGVRLRSVGLPALADTVKVHECDRPARRLEVSYHREGRLIGALTIGRTSRLAPYRVALAEYGV, from the coding sequence GTGAGCGCCGCCGGCCATCCGCGCGACGTGGTGATCGTCGGGGCCTCGCTGGCGGGGCTGCGGGCCGCGACGACCCTGCGCGCCGAGGGGTTCACCGGGAACCTCACCCTCGTCGGGGCCGAGCCGCACGCCCCGTACGACCGCCCGCCGCTCTCCAAGAAGTTCCTGACGGCGCAGGCCCCCGCCGACACCGGGCTCCCGGTCCCCGACGGCCTCGGGGCCTGCTGGCTGCTGGGGCGGTCCGCCGTCCGGCTGGACCCGTACAGCAGGATCGTCACCCTCGCCGACGGCACCCGCCTGCCCTACGACGGTCTCCTGATCGCCACCGGGGCCGCCGCCCGGTCCGGCGCGGTGACCGGCGAACCCGGCCCGGAGCAAGGGGTGTTCACCCTGCGGGGCCGCGATGACGCGACGGCACTGCGGGCCGCGCTCACCCCCGGGCGGGGGCTGCTCGTCGTGGGCGCCGGGTTCCTCGGCGGCGAGGTCGCCGCGGCGGGCCGGGCGCTCGGCCTCGGCGTCACGCTCGTGGAGGCCGGGGCCGTACCGCTGGAGCGCGCGATCGGCGCGGAGGCCGGGGCGTTCGTGGGGATGCTGCACCGCAAGGCGGGCATCGACCTGTGCACCGGCACCACGGTCACCGAGTACGGGACCGGCCCGGACGGCACGCTCCGGGGCGCCCGCCTGGCCGACGGCCGGCTCGTGGCGGCCGATGTCGCGGTCCTGGCCCTGGGCGCGACCCCGGCCACCGGCTGGCTGGCCGGATCGGGCATCGAGGCGGCCGACGGAGTACGTACGGACTCCCGGCTGCGGGCCCTGTTCCCGGACGGCAGCACCGTCCCCGGCGTGGTCGCGGCGGGCGACGCGGCCCGGGTCCCGCAACCCTTGGCGGACGGCGCGGCCCCCGCCCTCGGCCACTGGTCCGGCGCCGTGGAACAGGGCGCGGCGGCCGCCCGCACACTGCTCCTGGGCGACGCGGCCCCGCCCTACGCCGAGGTCCCCTCCTTCTGGTCCGACGTCCACGGCGTCCGGCTCCGCTCGGTGGGCCTCCCGGCGCTCGCCGACACGGTGAAGGTCCACGAGTGCGACCGGCCGGCCCGGCGCCTGGAGGTCAGCTACCACCGGGAGGGCCGCCTGATCGGAGCCCTGACGATCGGCCGGACCTCCCGACTCGCGCCTTACCGGGTGGCGTTGGCCGAGTACGGCGTTTAG
- a CDS encoding enoyl-CoA hydratase-related protein, producing MDRTPTADPESGSGTPKSTVLHRTTADGVSWITLNRPEAMNAVTWEQRERVIALLADASADPAVRAVVLTATGRGFCAGADLRGSPARTRERVPGDVARTIRLGAQRLIAAVLDCEKPVIAAVNGTAAGIGAHLAFACDLVLAADTAKFIEVFVRRGLVPDGGGAYLLPRLVGPQRAKELMFFGDALTAADAERIGLVNRTVPEGQLAAVAAEWAGRLACGPTRAIALTKQLVNDSLTADRATAFAAEAAAQEINMTTRDADEGVASFVERRTPEYRGR from the coding sequence CTGGACCGTACGCCGACAGCCGACCCGGAATCCGGGAGCGGAACGCCCAAGTCCACCGTCCTCCACCGCACCACCGCCGACGGCGTCTCCTGGATCACCCTCAACCGGCCCGAGGCCATGAACGCCGTCACCTGGGAGCAGCGCGAACGCGTCATCGCGCTGCTGGCCGACGCCTCCGCCGACCCCGCCGTACGGGCCGTCGTGCTCACCGCCACCGGGCGCGGCTTCTGCGCGGGCGCCGACCTGCGCGGCTCCCCGGCCCGGACCCGCGAACGGGTCCCCGGGGACGTCGCCCGGACCATCCGGCTCGGCGCGCAACGGCTCATCGCGGCCGTACTGGACTGCGAGAAGCCGGTGATCGCCGCCGTCAACGGGACCGCCGCCGGGATCGGCGCGCACCTGGCGTTCGCCTGCGATCTGGTCCTGGCCGCCGACACCGCGAAGTTCATCGAGGTCTTCGTACGCCGAGGGCTCGTCCCGGACGGCGGCGGCGCCTATCTGCTGCCCCGGCTGGTGGGGCCGCAGCGAGCAAAGGAGCTGATGTTCTTCGGGGACGCCCTGACGGCGGCGGACGCGGAACGCATCGGGCTCGTCAACCGCACAGTGCCGGAAGGCCAGTTGGCAGCCGTCGCCGCCGAGTGGGCCGGTCGGCTGGCCTGCGGGCCCACCCGAGCCATCGCCCTCACCAAGCAGCTCGTGAACGACTCGCTCACCGCCGACCGGGCGACGGCGTTCGCGGCGGAGGCGGCCGCCCAGGAGATCAACATGACCACCCGGGACGCCGACGAGGGCGTCGCCTCCTTCGTGGAGCGGCGGACGCCGGAGTACCGGGGGCGCTAA
- a CDS encoding acetate--CoA ligase family protein: protein MLGSTHGTLTTDFRARVVACGEEPHASVVSLPTATRQGGLDVSGRPLQLTVPDLDSFFRPRSVAVVGASDTEGRPNTGITRQLIAWAERVGARLHPVHPARDAVFGRPCVPSVAALPEPVDLAVLLVADPLPVIEELGEAKIPFAVAFASGFAETGEAGAVAQARLAAAVERSGVRLLGPNTNLNAFEEFRDDLEGPAIALITQSGHQGRPLYTLQELGIRLSHWAPTGNEADLETADFIAYFAQRPEVGAIACYVEGLKDGRSFLLAADRAARAGVPVVAVKVGRTEAGAVAAASHTGKLTGADQVVDAAMRQFGVVRVDGLDELQDTAALLARARPPRAEGVAVYSISGGTGAHFADLATAAGLPLPTLSPAKQDELHTWIPGYLNVANPIDNGGHPVGDHRGRKIIDAILADPSVGVLICPITGPFPPMSDRLAQDLVDAAEATDKLVCVIWGSPVGTEDAYRTTLLGSSRVATFRTFSNCVTAVKAYLDHHRFATGYRSPFDDAPRTPSPSFRKARGLLRPGQQLSEHAAKQLLRAYGIRVPREQLVTSAAGAVRAAGPVGYPVVMKASGPHLAHKTELGLVKVGLTSASQVRDAYRELTDIARFESVDLDGILVCQMIDRGVEMMVGVTHDPLFGPTVTVGLGGVLVEVLHDTAVRVPPFGEKEARDMLGELRGRALLAGVRGGAPVDVDALVEVVLRVQRMALELGDDLTELDINPLVVLGRGQGAVALDALAVCR from the coding sequence ATGCTTGGATCGACTCACGGCACCCTCACCACCGACTTCCGCGCCCGGGTGGTGGCCTGCGGCGAGGAGCCGCACGCCTCCGTCGTCAGCCTGCCCACCGCCACCCGGCAGGGCGGACTCGACGTCAGCGGGCGGCCGTTGCAGCTGACCGTGCCCGACCTGGACAGCTTCTTCCGGCCGCGCTCGGTGGCCGTCGTCGGCGCCTCCGACACCGAGGGGCGACCCAACACCGGCATCACCCGGCAGCTCATCGCCTGGGCCGAGCGGGTCGGGGCGCGGCTGCACCCGGTGCACCCGGCCCGTGACGCCGTCTTCGGGCGCCCCTGCGTCCCCTCGGTCGCCGCCCTCCCCGAGCCGGTCGACCTGGCGGTCCTGCTGGTCGCCGACCCGCTCCCGGTGATCGAGGAGCTCGGCGAGGCCAAGATCCCCTTCGCCGTGGCCTTCGCCTCCGGGTTCGCCGAGACCGGGGAGGCGGGCGCGGTGGCTCAGGCCCGGCTGGCGGCGGCCGTGGAACGGTCCGGGGTGCGGCTGCTGGGGCCGAACACCAACCTGAACGCCTTCGAGGAGTTCCGGGACGACCTGGAGGGCCCGGCCATCGCCCTGATCACCCAGTCCGGGCACCAGGGCCGCCCCCTCTACACCCTCCAGGAGCTGGGCATCCGGCTCTCGCACTGGGCGCCCACGGGCAACGAGGCCGACCTGGAGACCGCCGACTTCATCGCGTATTTCGCCCAGCGCCCCGAGGTGGGGGCCATCGCCTGTTACGTGGAGGGGCTCAAGGACGGCCGCTCCTTCCTGCTCGCCGCCGACCGGGCCGCCCGCGCGGGGGTGCCGGTGGTGGCGGTGAAGGTGGGGCGTACGGAGGCCGGGGCCGTGGCCGCCGCCTCGCACACCGGGAAGCTGACCGGGGCGGACCAGGTGGTGGACGCGGCGATGCGGCAGTTCGGGGTGGTCCGGGTGGACGGTCTCGACGAACTCCAGGACACCGCGGCTCTGTTGGCCCGGGCCCGGCCGCCCCGGGCGGAGGGCGTCGCCGTGTACTCCATCTCCGGCGGCACCGGCGCCCACTTCGCCGACCTGGCCACGGCCGCCGGGCTCCCGCTGCCCACCCTCTCCCCCGCCAAGCAGGACGAGCTGCACACCTGGATACCCGGCTACCTCAACGTCGCCAACCCCATCGACAACGGCGGCCACCCGGTCGGCGACCACCGCGGCCGGAAGATCATCGACGCGATCCTCGCCGACCCGTCCGTGGGGGTCCTGATCTGTCCGATCACCGGCCCGTTCCCGCCCATGAGCGACCGCCTCGCCCAGGACCTGGTGGACGCCGCCGAGGCCACGGACAAGCTGGTCTGCGTGATCTGGGGCTCCCCCGTGGGCACCGAGGACGCCTACCGGACCACGCTCCTCGGCTCCTCCCGCGTCGCCACCTTCCGTACGTTCTCCAACTGCGTCACCGCCGTGAAGGCCTACCTGGACCACCACCGCTTCGCCACCGGCTACCGCTCCCCCTTCGACGACGCCCCGCGCACCCCCTCCCCCTCCTTCCGCAAGGCGCGCGGCCTGCTGCGCCCGGGACAGCAGCTCAGCGAGCACGCGGCGAAGCAGCTGCTGCGCGCGTACGGGATCCGGGTGCCGCGCGAGCAGCTGGTGACCAGCGCGGCGGGCGCGGTCCGCGCGGCCGGCCCGGTCGGCTACCCCGTGGTCATGAAGGCCTCCGGCCCCCACCTCGCCCACAAGACGGAGCTCGGCCTGGTCAAGGTCGGGCTCACGTCCGCCAGTCAAGTACGGGACGCCTACCGCGAGTTGACCGACATCGCCCGCTTCGAATCCGTCGACCTGGACGGCATCCTCGTCTGCCAGATGATCGACCGGGGCGTCGAGATGATGGTCGGCGTCACCCACGACCCCCTCTTCGGGCCGACCGTCACGGTCGGGCTCGGCGGGGTCCTGGTGGAGGTGCTCCACGACACGGCGGTACGGGTGCCTCCCTTCGGCGAGAAGGAGGCCCGGGACATGCTCGGCGAGCTGCGCGGCCGCGCCCTGCTGGCCGGCGTACGCGGCGGGGCGCCCGTCGATGTGGACGCGCTGGTGGAGGTGGTGCTGCGGGTACAGCGGATGGCCCTGGAGCTGGGCGACGACCTGACCGAGCTGGACATCAACCCGCTGGTGGTGCTGGGACGCGGCCAGGGCGCGGTGGCGTTGGACGCGCTGGCGGTGTGCCGGTGA
- a CDS encoding NAD(P)H-binding protein gives MTQTEDTTPAQSPSPPSSPVLVIGGTGKTGRRVVARLRELGVETRAASRSGETRFDWESPDTWGPALEGAEAVYIVPLDTEPSPTPAFVERAVAAGVRRLVLLSARGVDVPGYFGDSVLDGGPHLKGEQAVRDSGLDWTILRPGWFAQNFSEGVFLDGVRAGELALPVGDGKAAYIDTEDIAAVAVAALTEDGHDGEVYELSGPRALGITEVLDEIAKVTGGTPASYAPLAEAAFRDGLVAQGMSAVEAELWTAALEPIRTSREAPLKDGVHRALGRSPRDVAEVFRDAAAEGAWG, from the coding sequence ATGACGCAGACAGAAGACACGACGCCCGCTCAGTCCCCCTCCCCGCCCTCGTCCCCGGTTCTGGTGATCGGTGGCACCGGCAAGACCGGCCGCCGGGTGGTGGCCCGCCTCCGTGAGCTGGGGGTGGAGACCCGGGCGGCCTCGCGGTCCGGCGAGACCCGGTTCGACTGGGAGTCCCCGGACACCTGGGGGCCCGCCCTGGAGGGGGCCGAGGCCGTCTACATCGTCCCGCTGGACACCGAGCCCTCCCCGACGCCCGCCTTCGTGGAGCGGGCCGTCGCCGCCGGGGTGCGGCGGCTGGTGCTGCTCTCGGCCCGAGGTGTCGACGTACCGGGCTACTTCGGCGACTCCGTCCTCGACGGCGGCCCCCACCTGAAGGGCGAGCAGGCCGTGCGCGACTCCGGCCTGGACTGGACGATCCTGCGGCCCGGCTGGTTCGCCCAGAACTTCAGCGAGGGCGTCTTCCTCGACGGCGTACGCGCCGGGGAGCTGGCCCTCCCGGTCGGGGACGGCAAGGCCGCGTACATCGATACGGAGGACATCGCGGCGGTGGCGGTGGCGGCGCTCACCGAGGACGGCCACGACGGCGAGGTGTACGAGCTGTCGGGCCCCCGCGCGCTGGGCATCACCGAGGTCCTGGACGAGATCGCGAAGGTGACCGGCGGCACGCCCGCCTCCTACGCCCCGCTCGCGGAGGCCGCCTTCCGGGACGGGCTGGTCGCGCAGGGCATGTCGGCGGTGGAGGCCGAGCTCTGGACGGCCGCGCTGGAGCCGATCCGCACAAGCCGGGAGGCCCCGCTGAAGGACGGCGTCCACCGCGCCCTGGGCCGCTCCCCGCGCGACGTCGCCGAGGTCTTCCGGGACGCGGCGGCGGAGGGTGCCTGGGGGTGA